In Corythoichthys intestinalis isolate RoL2023-P3 chromosome 4, ASM3026506v1, whole genome shotgun sequence, a genomic segment contains:
- the LOC130914730 gene encoding transmembrane protein 106B-like, with amino-acid sequence MGKSQSLLAKHKDDSQEALTVNADGMTSQDEAKNGDVSQFPYVEFTGRDSVTCPTCQGTGRIPRGQENQLVALIPYSDQRLRPSRTKLYVTISVCVCLLLSSLAVFFLFPRTIDVYYVGVKSAYVAYDHEKQIIYLNITNTLNITNNNYYAISVTNITAQVEFSKTVIGKAKFNINNTVIVPLDQRQIDYTVPTVIADELNYMFDYCTLQSIRVHNMVVMMQVTVTTSYFGHTEQVSQEMYQYVDCGGNTTSLHGHVQVF; translated from the exons ATGGGGAAGTCCCAGTCACTGCTGGCCAAGCACAAAGACGACAGTCAGGAGGCGCTGACGGTAAACGCGGACGGAATGACGTCACAAGATGAAGCAAAGAACGGCGATGTGTCGCAGTTTCCATATGTGGAGTTCACGGGACGGgacagtgtgacttgtcccacaTGTCAGGGCACGGGTCGCATTCCACGAG GTCAGGAAAACCAGCTGGTGGCTCTGATTCCCTATAGCGACCAAAGACTGAGGCCAAGCAGGAC GAAGCTGTACGTGACCATATCGGTGTGCGTTTGCCTACTGCTGTCCAGTCTGGCCGTCTTCTTTCTGTTTCCCCGAACTATCGACGTCTACTACGTGGGCGTGAAGTCAGCCTACGTGGCTTACGATCACGAAAAGCAGATCATCTATCTTAACATTACC AATACTCTGAATATTACAAATAACAACTACTACGCCATATCGGTGACCAACATCACCGCCCAGGTGGAGTTCTCCAAGACAGTAATCGGCAAGGCTAAGTTTAACATCAACAACACTGTTATCGTACCTCTGGATCAGCGACAG aTTGACTACACAGTCCCCACTGTCATTGCAGATGAATTAAATTACATGTT CGACTACTGCACGCTGCAGTCCATCAGAGTGCACAACATGGTGGTCATGATGCA GGTTACAGTGACCACATCATATTTTGGACACACCGAGCAGGTGTCCCAGGAGATGTACCAGTATGTGGACTGCGGGGGAAACACCACATCATTACATGGCCATGTGCAGGTCTTCTAA